The proteins below come from a single Lodderomyces elongisporus chromosome 3, complete sequence genomic window:
- the UBP2 gene encoding ubiquitin-specific protease ubp2 (BUSCO:EOG092604S1; MEROPS:MER0000865) — translation MYDEIDSEKRLSSHSDPNFSTNNLNSNLDDEQASSSNSELAKIQTQMQPPTQVGEQTEKQKQTVGSSRNPFRNASSAFDESENPTELLTSEEIEKTTQLFTQPQSGQYSMQEEVATPATISTDFTMTGPKLTPQELKSYPFKTLNRILDDLKWTVPYKEKFGQSLLNTRPIEYSESLPALVGSCRTVPELCIMNEMIDFCPAIQKFEFFDGKQIVNLIRGVIISTNKEIYHFRIMILQDNTNPFVVNVVDKHQYHVIPESHVSDVEKELLSTLLLERNDTEETAVIDDAFFKSSSAPNNNILRVTIIKSEFNQEDLKSLFDPQAIKERYLASLPRHPDLDASRIPKAQQCVNMLIKVLKGPILLGDQNVRVISLNTSLDAHVDVSFLIENLGFTLDRERNEVSPPKLIDSHFLLESYIRKALELIIIAQTLPPENNIARISYSFSTNLNKVFDVIAEVDKKESTTNFTSNFANRNKSFIQLSISGHFTDDLIIKCFESTMQSNPENKLFYIDALKDVKSIRQSAGTSYNSKLTLYINKKLHAGDFVGYKDLIESLKILGIEVDPSYTDARLLDDDAIIAAYQTHFKDDPRNYQYYNKQLKSVAIAKNSQRIRDYLAGEILPMSLALFELEIEEITEDDVVITAFEFKLEDILQRNGFDKTASEVVLLTRAFASIAIQRKSYLLLNYLEQKLPEYASVPQETRYGETLLSRSYELLGASDSNSDFELVSIFQSVLSTSSIDIRVLRRAFRSIANSRNSQVMQTFLETGKIDSQLLPAENWPAGLDNIGNTCYLNSLLQYYFCIKPLRDLILNFDEDKIDTGSISNERKIGGRVVEEAEIKRAYQFIYHLKSLFHEMIHTNSRCVKPSRELAYLSFLPSSLPVTFVDGNELGAKKSENAEQDMDTEMEDADVTIVEHQEYSMGNTEYKDNSVDDHNTASSLSSNFDTDSLEEPETLVTSGEPNKEFDDFVEGKVVKFENADQPNDDEDEDDVVVETKQIENIHNDQYRDKETNNLLDDRYVDSRILPISADEMESTIELGRQQDVTECIENVLFQIESALPPTSLDEDNEQNDMVKELFYGKTKQVIQPLQGDSLQTRTSVERFNSLIINVSDHPKSIYDSLDSYFNEDIVNLEDGPVKKSITIAELPQIMQFHVQRVMFDKVKLVAYKSIEPIPFSEKIYLGRYLDTKDEELLRKREQVFQWRREILDLTSRISNITQVDERSQMSIIDSLTATKKFLEKRIINNDKLCIELTTIQVISDQIEKLKQQLAEAKERIADLQTRISQQFDSYNKIGYSIFAIFIHRGEASYGHYWIYIRDPHQHGIFRKYNDEIVSEVPESEVFNFLEGNTATPYYIVYVKDALEKDYINPLNRSITCRS, via the coding sequence ATGTACGATGAAATTGATCTGGAAAAGCGTCTCAGTCTGCACCTGGATCCAAATTTCTCCACAAATAATTTGAACTCCAATTTGGATGATGAACAGGCTCTGTCATCGAATTCAGAGCTTGcaaaaatacaaacacaaatgCAACCACCAACACAGGTAGGAGAACAAACAGAAAAGCAGAAACAAACAGTTGGACTGAGTCGTAATCCATTTAGGAACGCCTCTTCTGCGTTTGATGAGCTGGAGAATCCAACTGAATTGCTCACCTCCGAGGAAATCGAGAAAACCACACAACTATTTACACAACCCCAGTCAGGCCAGTATAGTATGCAAGAAGAGGTTGCGACACCAGCCACGATTTCAACAGATTTTACAATGACGGGACCCAAATTAACTCCGCAAGAGCTCAAACTGTATCCTTTTAAAACTTTAAACAGAATTTTGGATGATCTTAAATGGACGGTTCCCTATAAGGAAAAGTTTGGCCAAAGTTTATTAAACACCAGACCAATTGAGTATTCGGAAAGTTTACCAGCACTTGTTGGTTCATGCCGAACTGTACCCGAATTATGCATAATGAATGAAATGATTGACTTTTGTCCGGCAATTCAAAAGTTTGAATTCTTTGACGGGAAACAAATTGTCAATTTAATTCGCGGTGTGATTATATCTaccaataaagaaatatatcACTTTCGCATAATGATTTTACAGGACAACACCAACCCATTCGTTGTGAATGTGGTTGACAAGCACCAATACCACGTAATTCCTGAAAGTCATGTATCCgatgttgaaaaagagcTTTTATCCACACTTCTTTTGGAAAGAAATGACACGGAAGAGACAGCGGTTATTGATGAtgcttttttcaaaagtctGAGTGCACCGAATAACAATATTTTACGGGTAACAATTATAAAATCCGAGTTCAATCAGGAGGATTTGAAAAGTCTTTTTGATCCACAGGCTATCAAGGAACGGTATTTGGCAAGTTTACCACGGCATCCCGATTTGGATGCATCAAGAATACCCAAAGCGCAACAATGTGTCAATATGTTGATTAAAGTATTGAAAGGGCCAATCTTGTTGGGAGACCAAAACGTCAGGGTGATCAGTCTCAACACTTCTTTGGATGCACACGTTGATGTGAGTTTTCTTATTGAGAATCTTGGCTTTACTTTGGATCGCGAACGAAACGAAGTGAGCCCGCCAAAGTTGATAGACTCGCATTTTTTATTGGAGTCATACATTCGCAAAGCACTTGAGTTGATCATAATTGCACAGACTTTACCACCTGAGAACAATATAGCACGCATCAGCTATTCcttttcaacaaacttGAATAAGGTGTTTGATGTGATTGCCGAGGTGGACAAAAAGGAGAGTACAACCAATTTCACCAGCAATTTTGCAAATCGAAACAAGTCCTTTATCCAATTGAGCATATCAGGTCATTTTACAGACGATTTGATTATCAAATGCTTTGAAAGTACAATGCAGTCCAATCCGGAGAATAAACTTTTCTACATTGATGCATTAAAGGATGTCAAGAGCATTAGACAATCTGCAGGTACAAGTTATAACTCTAAATTGACATTATACATCAATAAAAAGTTGCATGCAGGTGATTTTGTTGGATACAAGGATTTGATTGAATCATTGAAAATTTTGGGAATCGAAGTTGACCCTTCATACACTGACGCGAGACTTTTGGACGACGACGCTATTATTGCAGCCTATCAAACTCATTTCAAGGACGACCCTAGAAATTACCAATACTACAATAAGCAGCTTAAAAGCGTTGCAATTGCCAAGAATTCACAAAGAATTCGCGACTATTTGGCTGGAGAAATTTTACCGATGAGTTTAGCTTTGTTTGAGCTTGAAATCGAAGAGATTACCGAGGACGATGTTGTCATTACTGCATTTGAATTTAAACTAGAAGATATTTTACAACGCAATGGTTTTGACAAAACCGCTAGTGAAGTTGTCCTTCTTACGCGTGCATTTGCATCAATTGCTATACAACGGAAGAGCTACCTTTTATTGAACTACCTTGAACAAAAACTACCGGAATATGCATCAGTGccacaagaaacaaggtATGGTGAGACTTTGCTTTCTCGAAGCTATGAATTGCTTGGTGCTCTGGATAGTAATTCTGATTTCGAGTTGGTGTCTATTTTCCAAAGCGTATTGTCCACCAGTTCAATTGATATCAGGGTTTTACGACGCGCATTTAGGTCAATTGCCAACTCTAGAAATTCACAAGTAATGCAAACGTTTTTAGAAACAGGCAAGATTGACTCGCAATTGTTGCCTGCAGAAAACTGGCCGGCTGGTTTGGACAATATTGGAAATACTTGTTATTTAAACTCATTGCTACAGTATTATTTTTGCATCAAGCCGTTGCGAGACTTGATTTTAAACTTTGATGAAGACAAGATTGATACTGGGCTGATTTccaatgaaagaaaaattggaggtagagttgttgaagaagcaGAGATTAAACGAGCATACCAATTTATTTATCATTTAAAAAGTCTATTCCATGAAATGATACATACAAACAGTCGCTGCGTTAAGCCAAGCAGAGAATTAGCATACTTGTCGTTCTTGCCCTCTTCATTACCTGTGACTTTTGTCGATGGGAATGAGCTAGGTGCAAAGAAATCTGAAAATGCCGAGCAGGACATGGATACGGAAATGGAAGATGCAGATGTCACCATTGTTGAGCATCAAGAATACTCAATGGGAAATACAGAATATAAAGATAACCTGGTCGATGATCATAATACAGCTAGTTCTTTGCTGTCTAACTTTGACACTGACTCTTTAGAAGAGCCTGAAACTTTGGTTACAAGTGGCGAGCCAAATAAAGAGtttgatgattttgttgaaggaaaagttgtgaaatttgaaaatgccGATCAAcctaatgatgatgaagatgaagatgatgttgttgttgagactaaacaaattgaaaacattcACAATGATCAATACAGGGATAAAGAGACAAACAACCTTTTGGATGATAGGTATGTTGACTCGAGGATCCTCCCTATTTCAGCTGATGAAATGGAGAGTACAATTGAGCTTGGTCGCCAACAAGATGTCACAGAATGCATTGaaaatgttttgtttcagatTGAGTCTGCTTTACCACCAACATCTTTGGACGAAGATAACGAGCAAAATGATATGGTAAAGGAGTTATTTTatggaaaaacaaagcaagTCATTCAGCCATTGCAAGGAGATTCTTTACAAACGAGAACATCAGTTGAAAGATTCAACAGCTTAATCATCAATGTTAGTGATCATCCAAAAAGCATATACGATTCTTTGGACAGTTACTTTAATGAAGATATTGTCAACTTGGAAGATGGACCCGTCAAAAAGTCAATCACCATTGCTGAGCTTCCCCAAATTATGCAGTTTCATGTTCAAAGAGTTATGTTTGATAAAGTAAAGTTGGTTGCGTACAAAAGCATTGAACCCATTCCATTTAGTGAGAAAATATACCTCGGTAGGTATTTGGACacaaaagatgaagagttATTGCGCAAACGTGAACAAGTGTTTCAATGGAGAAGGGAGATTCTTGATTTAACAAGTCGAATCTCCAATATCACTCAGGTTGATGAGCGCAGTCAAATGTCTATCATCGATAGCTTGACTGCTACAAAGAAGTTCCTTGAGAAACgtatcatcaacaatgacAAGTTGTGCATTGAGCTCACGACAATTCAAGTTATTTCCgatcaaattgaaaagttgaagCAACAATTGGCAGAAGCAAAGGAGCGAATTGCAGATCTCCAAACAAGGATCTCTCAACAATTTGATTCATACAACAAGATTGGATATTCCatctttgcaatttttatCCATAGAGGAGAAGCAAGTTATGGCCATTACTGGATTTACATCAGAGATCCGCACCAACATGGTATCTTCAGAAAATATAATGACGAGATTGTTAGTGAGGTTCCTGAATCTGAGGTATTCAATTTCCTTGAGGGCAACACTGCGACCCCGTATTATATCGTTTACGTTAAAGATGCATTAGAAAAGGATTACATCAATCCTCTAAATAGATCTATAACATGTAGAAGCTAG
- the SFL1_1 gene encoding Flocculation suppression protein: MQIGTAIVWQSRNSDNFSATTKNSNQEFNNENINKINNKSTTESADTGSHYGRSTLSPKRMSRHNNSHNEEVAGLLPQCNTTKSSSKFQTTFVHRLYSMLHEPMIAHLIWWDIDGETFHIEATDDFSIALARYFKHSNEQSFIRQLNMYGFQKINIDDNNVEKGGVKNVKLWTFRHSKGQFKKGKYHMLSLIQRRVPKKAHQRARNPLFKRESSSTKIAHVHPNNHYHQQHQQQQHHHHHHHHHTRRYEDHQRFRQHEPKTVLTAIQVTPPSSSALSEISTPYLFENERTKNSEWQSFSPQPVYVNNTSNCKVSPSAYPHKIASHVPSQSIIPTNMRGFGISYSLGSSTSSASSLSSSSPPSSSSYFSSSVPTILPPPQISSFFSSDLKSLSTPTKGFGLCSNMYTIDKDINNSSNSHQNYQFDLKCNKISNNQSNENFGQSSVLSEVSEKSIDKSKMSPYEVEAMLNTTSSNNNLMDKSSSMNVSNTQQSSCLSIQKNALPSCSELIASIATATPHSVCANSYPHE, from the coding sequence ATGCAAATAGGCACTGCTATAGTTTGGCAACTGCGGAATAGCGATAACTTTTCAGCAACAACTAAAAATCTGAACCAAGAATTTAACAACGaaaatatcaacaaaatcaacaacaaatccACAACCGAGAGCGCTGACACTGGTAGTCATTACGGTAGAAGCACGTTGAGCCCAAAACGAATGTCACGCCATAACAATCTGCACAATGAAGAAGTAGCTGGACTCCTTCCTCAGTGCAATACCACCAAATCAAGTAGCAAATTTCAAACAACTTTTGTCCACCGATTGTACAGCATGTTGCATGAACCTATGATTGCACATTTGATATGGTGGGATATAGATGGTGAAACGTTTCACATTGAAGCAACAGACGATTTTTCTATAGCACTTGCACGTTATTTTAAGCACAGCAACGAGCAATCATTTATAAGACAATTGAACATGTACGGGtttcaaaaaatcaatatcGACGACAATAATGTCGAGAAAGGCGGTGTCAAAAACGTTAAATTGTGGACTTTCCGCCACTCCAAAGGACAATTTAAAAAGGGTAAATATCACATGTTGAGCTTGATACAGCGACGAGTTCCTAAAAAGGCACATCAAAGAGCAAGGAACCCTTTATTTAAAAGGGAGAGCTCATCAACCAAAATTGCTCATGTACATCCAAAtaatcattatcatcaacagcatcaacaacaacaacatcatcatcatcatcatcatcatcacacACGACGCTATGAAGACCATCAACGTTTTCGCCAACACGAACCAAAAACAGTTCTTACTGCAATCCAAGTAACACCACCCTCCAGCTCTGCTCTATCAGAAATTTCAACACCATATTTGTTCGAAAACGAACGTACAAAGAATCTGGAATGGCAATCGTTTTCCCCGCAACCCGTTTATGTTAATAACACCAGTAATTGCAAAGTATCCCCATCAGCTTATCCACACAAAATTGCTTCGCATGTTCCTAGTCAGTCGATTATACCCACAAATATGCGAGGTTTTGGCATCTCATACTCTTTGGGATCTTCTacatcatcagcatcatcattatcatcatcactgCCCCCATCACTGTCAtcatatttttcttcttctgttcCCACAAtattaccaccacctcAGATTTCTTCGTTTTTTTCTAGTGATCTCAAAAGTttatcaacaccaacaaaggGCTTTGGATTGTGTTCAAATATGTACACCATCGATAAAGACATTAACAATAGCTCCAACAGCCACCAAAATTATCAGTTTGACCTCAAATGCAATAAAATATCAAATAATCAAAGTAATGAGAATTTTGGCCAATCAAGTGTGTTGCTGGAAGTGTCAGAAAAATCGATAGACAAACTGAAGATGTCGCCATATGAAGTTGAAGCGATGCTAAACACAACTTCATCAAATAATAATTTGATGGATAAATCTTCATCTATGAACGTATCAAATACTCAACAATCTTCATGCCTAAGTATACAGAAAAATGCATTGCCATCGTGTCTGGAGCTTATTGCATCAATAGCAACAGCCACCCCTCACTCGGTTTGTGCAAATTCATATCCACACGAATAG